In Mucilaginibacter celer, one DNA window encodes the following:
- a CDS encoding NIPSNAP family protein, which yields MKRRTFVKSSILTGVAASILPAMSNATEAPAPTAEYYELRIYSFKNEIQQKLTEDYWKDAAIPAMNRLGVKHIGVFTEMNPAGPTKLYVLVQYNGIAHLATIADALEKDQAYQNKGSLYLNAPATAPAYERIESSLMKAFTHMPHLEALEKRNRIFELRQYQSASEAAGKKKIEMFNDEGEIDIFKRLGFAPVFWGETVIGTLRPNLTYMITFDDMEAKAAHWKAFGSDPQWKKISSVPEYADALLVSKITSTMLVPTAYSQI from the coding sequence ATGAAACGTCGTACATTCGTAAAATCATCAATATTAACCGGTGTAGCAGCAAGTATACTACCAGCCATGAGCAATGCAACAGAAGCCCCTGCTCCTACTGCCGAATATTACGAGCTGAGGATATACAGTTTTAAAAACGAAATTCAGCAAAAACTAACGGAAGATTACTGGAAGGATGCTGCCATCCCGGCCATGAACCGCCTGGGCGTAAAACATATTGGTGTGTTTACCGAAATGAACCCGGCAGGCCCAACCAAACTATATGTACTGGTGCAATACAACGGCATTGCGCATTTAGCTACTATTGCCGATGCTTTAGAAAAAGATCAGGCATATCAAAACAAGGGTTCGCTGTACCTCAACGCTCCGGCAACTGCCCCGGCTTACGAACGCATTGAAAGCTCATTAATGAAGGCTTTTACCCACATGCCGCATCTTGAAGCGCTCGAAAAGAGAAACCGCATCTTCGAACTTCGCCAATACCAGAGCGCAAGCGAGGCTGCCGGCAAAAAGAAGATTGAAATGTTTAATGATGAGGGCGAGATTGATATTTTTAAACGCCTTGGCTTTGCACCTGTTTTTTGGGGCGAAACAGTAATAGGCACCTTACGCCCAAACCTTACCTACATGATTACCTTTGACGATATGGAAGCCAAAGCAGCCCACTGGAAAGCCTTTGGCTCCGACCCGCAATGGAAAAAGATCAGTTCCGTACCCGAATATGCCGATGCGCTGCTGGTAAGCAAAATAACATCAACCATGCTGGTACCAACGGCATACTCGCAGATTTGA
- a CDS encoding DoxX family membrane protein, with translation MKTTVLISRVLLGVIYLIFGLDYFFKFIPYQPLHPGKTGAFVAGLKGVGYFYPMIKSIQIAGGLALIFNRYAPFAAVVLFPISLNVLLFHTILVPSGWLMGVTLMVPNVLLGFGYWKYYKGMFTMKATV, from the coding sequence GTGAAAACTACTGTATTAATCTCCCGCGTGTTGCTCGGCGTTATTTATCTGATATTCGGTCTTGATTATTTTTTTAAGTTTATCCCCTATCAGCCCCTGCATCCGGGCAAAACGGGTGCCTTTGTTGCCGGGTTAAAAGGCGTAGGATATTTTTATCCCATGATCAAATCCATCCAGATTGCCGGCGGCCTGGCCTTAATATTTAACCGTTATGCACCATTTGCGGCGGTAGTGCTGTTCCCCATAAGTTTAAACGTGCTGCTTTTTCATACCATCCTGGTGCCATCCGGCTGGTTAATGGGCGTTACGCTAATGGTGCCTAACGTGCTTTTAGGCTTTGGCTATTGGAAATACTATAAGGGTATGTTTACCATGAAGGCAACAGTGTAA
- a CDS encoding M20/M25/M40 family metallo-hydrolase, whose translation MKFLKSTLTSAVLLLACAGSYAQQQEVVDTAVFARIRKAELNSSQIPQIAHYITDVSGGRLTGSPAYTRAANWAVATMKKWGLANAATESWGTFGKQWEIQDFSIMMRAPYPAQVRAYPNPWSESTNGLVQGEVTLITPSQAMDTTYLAAHQADFNGKFVMVVGSSPGTKANFKASAERLTDAELANLKDTYMVPPGMITMYLNYIKTFKTADVIFKKAGALAFINTGGGNMNGTVFVQGEYGYKLTDPETVPRASMAMEDAQKIKRLIASGQKVQLSLNISGKFSTDDTNGYNVVGEIPGTDPKLKSQLVMLGGHLDSWQAATGATDNGAGCIVMMEAIRLLDSLGLKPKRTIRIALWGGEEQGLYGSFGYVKNHYREGEKIKPEQAKVSAYFNLDNGTGKIRGIYAQSNQAVKPIFEQWFKPFNDLGAQTVTLANTGSTDHLSFDWAGIPGFQFVQDPIDYETRTHHSNMDDYDHLQIDDLKQAAIIVASFVYQASIRPEMLPRKPLEKGGFVFDGF comes from the coding sequence ATGAAATTTTTAAAATCTACTTTAACCTCAGCGGTTTTGTTGCTGGCTTGTGCAGGCAGCTATGCCCAGCAGCAGGAAGTTGTTGATACAGCGGTTTTTGCCCGCATTCGCAAAGCCGAGTTGAACAGTTCACAAATTCCGCAGATAGCGCATTATATTACTGATGTTTCCGGCGGGCGGCTTACCGGGTCGCCGGCCTACACCCGGGCTGCCAACTGGGCCGTTGCAACCATGAAAAAATGGGGGCTGGCCAATGCTGCCACCGAATCATGGGGTACCTTTGGCAAACAATGGGAGATCCAGGATTTCAGCATCATGATGCGTGCACCTTACCCCGCGCAGGTAAGGGCATATCCAAACCCCTGGAGTGAAAGTACCAATGGGTTGGTGCAAGGCGAGGTTACGCTGATTACCCCATCGCAGGCTATGGATACCACTTATCTGGCCGCACACCAGGCCGATTTTAATGGCAAATTTGTGATGGTTGTTGGCTCGTCGCCAGGCACGAAGGCCAATTTTAAAGCTTCGGCCGAGCGTTTGACCGATGCCGAACTGGCTAACCTGAAAGACACTTACATGGTGCCGCCCGGAATGATTACCATGTACCTAAACTACATCAAAACCTTTAAAACGGCCGATGTGATATTTAAAAAAGCAGGTGCGCTTGCCTTTATCAATACCGGCGGAGGCAATATGAACGGAACTGTATTTGTACAGGGCGAATACGGCTACAAATTAACCGACCCGGAAACGGTGCCGCGGGCAAGTATGGCTATGGAAGATGCACAGAAAATTAAACGATTGATAGCATCGGGGCAGAAAGTGCAGCTATCGCTCAATATTTCAGGCAAATTCTCAACGGATGATACCAATGGATATAATGTAGTTGGCGAAATTCCAGGTACCGACCCTAAACTAAAATCGCAGCTGGTGATGCTGGGCGGCCACCTCGATTCGTGGCAGGCCGCTACCGGTGCTACCGATAATGGTGCAGGTTGCATAGTGATGATGGAAGCCATCCGTCTGTTGGATTCGCTGGGCCTTAAACCTAAACGCACTATCCGCATAGCGCTTTGGGGTGGCGAGGAGCAAGGTTTGTATGGCTCTTTTGGTTATGTTAAAAATCATTACCGCGAGGGTGAAAAAATAAAACCGGAGCAGGCAAAAGTATCTGCCTATTTTAACCTTGATAACGGCACCGGCAAAATTAGGGGGATTTATGCGCAGAGCAACCAGGCCGTGAAACCTATATTTGAGCAATGGTTTAAGCCTTTTAACGATTTGGGGGCACAAACCGTAACGCTGGCCAACACAGGTTCAACCGATCACCTCTCGTTTGATTGGGCGGGCATCCCTGGTTTCCAGTTTGTGCAGGATCCTATCGACTACGAAACCCGCACCCACCACAGTAACATGGACGATTACGACCACCTGCAAATTGACGACCTGAAACAGGCCGCCATTATAGTAGCCTCTTTTGTATACCAGGCCAGCATCCGCCCCGAAATGCTGCCACGCAAACCGCTGGAAAAAGGCGGGTTTGTGTTTGACGGATTTTAA
- a CDS encoding DUF2306 domain-containing protein, which produces MLIGIVRYYPMQDNIGFLQFKQAYLHILPWKIAFYTHVFSVILVLLAGFTQFSDQILKEHRAVHKLMGKIYAYDILFINFPAAMIMAIYANGLLPGKTAFVVLDCLWFWFTYKAVAAIKRKDIKAHKQYMLRSYALTLSAVTLRLWKVIISGFIIIDPVHLYMIDAWMGFVPNLLFAEWLIRTKRV; this is translated from the coding sequence ATGCTGATAGGTATAGTTCGATACTATCCCATGCAGGATAACATCGGTTTCCTGCAATTTAAACAGGCCTATCTCCACATCCTCCCCTGGAAAATAGCATTCTATACCCATGTTTTCAGTGTAATACTGGTGCTGCTGGCTGGTTTTACACAGTTTTCTGATCAGATTTTAAAAGAACATAGGGCAGTGCACAAACTGATGGGCAAAATATATGCGTACGATATTTTGTTTATAAACTTTCCGGCAGCCATGATCATGGCTATATATGCCAACGGATTGCTCCCCGGTAAAACGGCCTTTGTAGTTTTAGATTGCCTGTGGTTTTGGTTTACTTACAAAGCGGTGGCTGCAATAAAAAGAAAAGATATTAAGGCACATAAACAATACATGTTGCGGAGTTATGCGCTAACACTATCGGCTGTAACCCTGCGGTTATGGAAAGTGATTATATCAGGCTTTATAATCATCGATCCTGTGCATTTGTATATGATTGATGCATGGATGGGTTTTGTACCCAACCTGCTTTTTGCCGAATGGCTGATCCGTACCAAGCGGGTTTAA
- a CDS encoding helix-turn-helix domain-containing protein — protein sequence MNLTHAEIRSRLKNIIINIRKIRERKSFSQEYMAARLNISQNTYSKLELGNTALTVERFILIAGILDVDVTELLLANKQQ from the coding sequence GTGAATTTAACTCATGCAGAGATCAGGAGCAGGCTTAAAAATATAATCATCAATATCAGGAAGATCAGGGAACGCAAGAGTTTTTCGCAGGAGTATATGGCCGCCCGGCTTAATATTTCGCAAAATACCTACAGCAAGCTGGAGTTGGGAAATACCGCGCTTACGGTTGAACGCTTTATACTTATTGCCGGGATTTTGGATGTGGATGTAACAGAATTGCTGCTGGCAAACAAGCAGCAGTAA
- a CDS encoding RNA 2'-phosphotransferase: protein MLTEKETTNLSKFLSLVLRHKPEEIGITLDEQGWVPVAELLNKLNAYGNNVTLEALEHVVDTNAKKRFAFSDDKLNIRASQGHSVEVELGYAPQTPPDVLYHGTAASSVESIMQNGLEKRSRQHVHLSIDTDTAVNVGGRHGKPVVLTILTGEMHKEGYKFYLSENKVWLTDEVPPQFISQA from the coding sequence ATGTTAACCGAAAAAGAAACCACAAACCTTAGCAAATTTTTAAGCCTTGTATTGCGCCACAAACCCGAAGAAATAGGAATTACACTTGATGAGCAAGGCTGGGTACCAGTTGCCGAACTGTTAAACAAGTTAAATGCATACGGCAACAATGTAACCCTTGAGGCGCTGGAACACGTGGTAGATACCAACGCCAAAAAGCGCTTTGCCTTTAGCGATGATAAACTGAATATCCGTGCAAGCCAGGGCCACTCGGTTGAGGTGGAACTGGGTTACGCCCCGCAAACTCCGCCCGATGTATTGTATCATGGAACAGCCGCAAGCTCGGTAGAAAGCATTATGCAAAACGGACTGGAAAAGCGCAGCCGGCAGCATGTGCATTTAAGCATCGATACAGACACAGCCGTAAACGTAGGTGGCAGGCATGGCAAACCGGTAGTATTAACCATCCTGACCGGCGAAATGCATAAAGAGGGCTACAAATTTTACCTTTCAGAAAATAAAGTATGGCTTACCGACGAGGTTCCGCCGCAATTTATTAGCCAGGCATAG
- a CDS encoding helix-turn-helix transcriptional regulator, with protein MPVNRNALIRYRTIDSCLQNRRKQWTLDDLIEACSEALYEYQGIDSGVSRRTVQADIEMMRSNKLGYEAPIVVVDKKYYTYADKGYSITNIPINNQDIQVLGEVAGLLQQFKGFSHFTDISEMVTRLEDKIYSQKTHSVPVVDFEKNDNLKGLEWIEVIRKAIVAKRTMCVTYQSFKARDASTFCFSGYLLKEYRNRWFVLGLSHQRNKPLLTLALDRIQTIELHDEDYIENKTINLATYYDDALGVTKSPGQRDTTIIFWIDKANAPYVITKPLHHTQKLLREEADGKLFSIKVIMNFELERELLGFGAKLKVISPRILVKQIKQQLQKALGHYAADSPIPQGKNLSSLLDE; from the coding sequence ATGCCTGTAAACCGCAACGCACTCATCCGCTACCGAACCATAGATAGCTGCCTGCAAAACCGCCGCAAACAATGGACGCTGGACGATTTAATAGAAGCCTGCTCCGAAGCCCTGTACGAATACCAGGGCATTGACAGCGGAGTAAGCCGCCGTACGGTACAGGCTGATATAGAGATGATGCGCAGCAACAAACTGGGTTATGAGGCTCCGATTGTTGTGGTAGATAAAAAATACTATACCTACGCCGATAAAGGCTACAGTATCACCAATATCCCTATCAACAACCAGGACATACAGGTGCTTGGCGAGGTGGCGGGCTTGCTGCAGCAATTTAAGGGTTTCAGTCATTTTACTGATATCAGCGAGATGGTCACCCGGCTGGAAGATAAGATTTACAGCCAGAAAACGCATAGCGTACCGGTGGTTGATTTTGAAAAAAATGATAACCTGAAAGGGCTTGAATGGATTGAGGTGATCCGCAAGGCAATTGTGGCTAAACGTACTATGTGTGTAACCTATCAATCGTTCAAAGCCAGGGATGCAAGTACCTTTTGTTTTAGCGGATATTTATTGAAAGAGTACCGGAACCGTTGGTTTGTACTCGGGCTGTCGCATCAGCGAAACAAACCCTTGCTTACTTTGGCGCTCGACAGGATTCAAACCATTGAACTGCATGACGAGGACTATATCGAAAACAAAACCATCAACCTCGCCACCTATTATGATGACGCATTGGGAGTAACCAAGTCGCCGGGGCAGCGGGATACCACCATTATATTTTGGATAGATAAAGCCAACGCACCCTATGTAATTACCAAACCATTGCACCATACCCAAAAGCTGCTGAGGGAAGAGGCCGACGGTAAGTTATTCAGCATAAAGGTGATTATGAATTTTGAATTGGAGCGCGAGCTGCTGGGTTTTGGTGCCAAGCTAAAAGTGATTAGTCCGCGGATATTGGTTAAGCAGATAAAACAGCAACTACAGAAAGCATTAGGTCACTACGCAGCCGACAGCCCGATACCTCAGGGCAAAAACCTGAGCAGTTTGCTGGATGAGTAA
- a CDS encoding glycosyl hydrolase family 28-related protein, producing MIQTTIQGIRDFTGTITDPIFYTTDINQEGNWRYDPNDTTSADDTGSILVTADGKRVKRIYEGVFDVKWFGAKANFASASSQFVLASATAGSLIANGSNSFTISTGQFSSSDVGKIINIRYSNDANTNFITSTITAVASATQITLNNNSTFDLPSAAQIAGAQPDEKLTVTVLYGNDDTAAIQKAIDASFALKVYKQPQVYLSAGSYFVTQLVMKTGTQFYGDGATQQNIRAQSKLYQIPGSNADVIRVESGANTTGALFWSGFLHDFSIMGNPSNTGGWGISIRNTDGSRVSPADITMIQRLTVRYMPSGGIEFPLAGIPLFVTDIKLYCNGGPGIGLGSKEGSEGKKHAQSVNLTNISADSNVGAAIKINNLDMNSNVVIVNLKCEDFAINPYDTSVPKVTVQPYPVLIDNCQGTGITLLGANNQGPTTSGSLKVKSTIKSTNSSPNILWNNCYSRITSANDVPLDPDPEIVEGSGIPYTTFFGTYPNFNLATTFTQSHRTPLIRLIKTDNIDDEKVWDYRLSSTRLELGINNDALNQFKPVIQFQRTGNNVKGVYYPNKIIRIPIAGSIPTLSGNPVTAADSSLYELINTSALNMPTISGSLIGQELELIFDGFTTIVHGTGNITLASGANFKPAAGQIVRFIKGNTTWLEVGGASCTPTALAITNTTTSALSKSSLNSSYPAAIVGTKVVCASITGGGIVYEKVDNSSTGNWISSAMIS from the coding sequence ATGATCCAAACAACAATCCAGGGAATCCGCGATTTTACCGGTACCATTACTGACCCTATTTTTTACACAACAGACATTAACCAGGAAGGCAACTGGCGTTACGACCCTAATGACACTACTTCGGCCGACGATACCGGTTCGATTTTAGTTACTGCCGATGGTAAAAGAGTTAAAAGAATTTACGAAGGTGTATTTGATGTGAAATGGTTCGGCGCAAAGGCAAATTTTGCTTCCGCCTCCAGCCAGTTCGTTTTAGCCAGTGCCACAGCCGGATCATTGATAGCAAACGGCAGTAACAGCTTTACTATATCTACAGGCCAATTTAGCTCATCAGACGTAGGTAAAATTATCAACATCCGATACAGTAACGATGCTAACACAAATTTTATCACCTCAACAATAACAGCCGTAGCTTCGGCAACCCAGATCACCTTAAACAATAATTCAACATTTGACCTGCCCTCGGCAGCTCAAATTGCAGGCGCCCAACCCGACGAAAAGTTAACAGTTACCGTTTTGTATGGTAACGACGACACCGCCGCAATTCAGAAAGCTATCGATGCATCGTTCGCATTAAAGGTTTACAAGCAACCACAGGTATATCTTTCCGCTGGATCTTATTTTGTAACACAACTGGTTATGAAAACCGGAACTCAGTTTTATGGCGATGGGGCCACACAACAAAATATCAGGGCACAAAGCAAGTTATACCAGATTCCGGGCTCCAATGCTGATGTTATCCGTGTGGAATCGGGCGCTAATACCACCGGCGCACTGTTTTGGTCTGGCTTTCTGCATGATTTTTCTATTATGGGAAATCCCTCAAATACAGGCGGCTGGGGAATAAGCATACGTAACACAGACGGGAGCCGTGTATCTCCCGCTGATATTACCATGATTCAAAGGCTAACTGTAAGATATATGCCTTCTGGCGGAATTGAATTTCCGTTAGCAGGGATACCTTTGTTTGTAACCGATATTAAACTGTATTGCAACGGAGGGCCTGGTATTGGTCTGGGTTCAAAGGAAGGTTCGGAAGGCAAAAAGCATGCTCAGTCTGTAAATCTTACCAATATCTCGGCCGATTCAAATGTAGGTGCCGCTATCAAAATCAATAATCTTGATATGAACAGCAACGTGGTTATTGTGAATCTTAAGTGCGAAGATTTTGCTATAAATCCTTATGATACGAGTGTACCCAAAGTTACTGTACAACCTTACCCGGTTTTAATTGATAATTGCCAGGGTACCGGGATAACTTTACTTGGGGCCAACAACCAGGGGCCAACAACCAGCGGTTCTTTGAAGGTAAAATCAACCATAAAAAGTACCAACAGTTCGCCTAACATACTTTGGAACAACTGCTACTCAAGAATAACATCAGCTAATGATGTACCTCTTGATCCCGATCCGGAAATAGTAGAAGGCAGCGGTATTCCCTATACCACCTTTTTTGGTACATACCCCAATTTTAACCTGGCTACCACGTTTACGCAAAGTCACAGAACCCCACTTATTAGACTAATAAAAACTGATAATATTGATGATGAAAAAGTATGGGATTACCGCTTATCATCAACACGGCTCGAATTAGGTATAAACAATGATGCCTTAAACCAATTTAAACCGGTAATTCAGTTTCAGCGTACGGGTAATAATGTAAAAGGGGTTTATTATCCAAACAAAATAATCAGAATTCCAATTGCCGGAAGTATCCCGACACTCAGCGGCAATCCCGTTACCGCTGCCGATTCATCTTTATATGAATTGATTAATACCTCGGCTCTTAACATGCCAACAATATCCGGATCATTGATAGGGCAGGAACTGGAGTTGATATTTGATGGCTTCACCACCATCGTTCACGGCACCGGTAATATTACCCTTGCCTCCGGGGCTAATTTTAAACCTGCCGCGGGACAGATTGTTCGTTTTATTAAAGGAAACACAACATGGCTTGAAGTTGGCGGTGCAAGCTGTACGCCAACAGCGTTAGCTATTACCAATACTACCACCTCGGCGCTTAGCAAATCGTCACTCAACTCATCGTACCCGGCAGCTATAGTAGGTACCAAGGTGGTTTGTGCATCTATTACCGGCGGTGGCATTGTGTACGAGAAAGTGGATAATTCATCAACCGGAAACTGGATCTCAAGTGCGATGATATCTTAA
- a CDS encoding NUDIX hydrolase N-terminal domain-containing protein, giving the protein MKNQLDLLEKIYALAQTGIKYTRNPFDLDRYQTLLAIATDEYSQLTGLDTEILRERFNNDLGYATPKFGVNGALFNAEGKILLEHRTDDNLWGLPGGWVDVGEDPVSALKREFVEEASLVVEPVELINFYTRLPGPFAQPHTSVHALYFCRYISGNITKSIESFDIDYFDPATITAWHKDHGELARQAVGYFKKPPLNLPR; this is encoded by the coding sequence ATGAAAAACCAACTCGATCTGCTCGAAAAAATATACGCCCTGGCACAAACCGGCATCAAATACACCCGGAACCCCTTCGATCTGGACCGCTACCAAACCTTGCTGGCCATAGCAACCGATGAGTACAGCCAGCTTACAGGTTTAGATACCGAAATTTTACGCGAGCGCTTTAACAATGACCTGGGTTATGCCACGCCCAAATTTGGCGTTAACGGAGCCCTGTTTAATGCCGAAGGCAAAATATTGCTTGAACACCGTACAGATGATAATTTATGGGGCCTCCCCGGCGGCTGGGTTGATGTTGGCGAAGACCCGGTATCGGCCCTGAAACGTGAATTTGTGGAAGAAGCAAGCCTGGTTGTAGAACCGGTTGAATTAATTAATTTTTATACCCGCCTGCCGGGGCCCTTCGCGCAGCCGCATACCTCTGTGCATGCATTGTATTTTTGCAGGTACATCAGCGGCAACATAACAAAATCTATCGAGAGTTTTGATATTGATTACTTTGATCCGGCAACTATAACTGCCTGGCATAAAGATCATGGCGAGCTGGCCCGGCAGGCGGTGGGTTATTTTAAAAAGCCCCCTCTAAATCTCCCCCGGTAG
- a CDS encoding glycoside hydrolase family 76 protein — translation MKKTCCILALSLLITIASCSKSKSLNPVNAPKTDTGKTNSKPGFTSADADLAYTAFNNAFYDTNNKLYFSTTKKGGVAAIWTQAIYWDMAMNVYERTKAPAQLTKISDIYQGNYNHYDGYNWNNTTVWFIYDDMMWWVIALARANQLTGNATYLEKAKSGFERVWNGSYDAAGGGMFWDFQHSGKNSCINFPTVIAAMKLYSITKDAAYLDKAKMIYTWSKTNLVDASGKVNDNKIGNNPPGGQDYTYNSGTAIGAAMALYKQSNDAAYLNDAKLYADYVKNNMCTNGILPAEGDFNEQGVLKAIFAQYIMQLINDGGQNQYLSWIQTNVNTGWGNRDGRNLTYRNYAVGTPTGDIQSYEASSIVTFMQLVLPTK, via the coding sequence ATGAAAAAAACGTGCTGTATTTTAGCGCTCAGCCTGTTAATCACTATCGCGAGTTGCAGTAAGAGCAAATCGCTTAACCCGGTAAATGCTCCAAAAACCGATACCGGCAAAACCAACAGCAAACCAGGATTTACCAGCGCCGATGCCGACCTGGCTTACACCGCCTTTAATAATGCTTTTTACGATACCAATAACAAACTTTACTTCAGCACCACTAAAAAGGGTGGCGTAGCCGCCATCTGGACACAGGCCATTTACTGGGATATGGCCATGAACGTTTACGAGCGCACCAAAGCACCAGCCCAGCTTACCAAAATAAGCGACATTTACCAGGGTAACTATAACCACTACGATGGCTATAACTGGAACAATACCACCGTTTGGTTTATTTATGATGATATGATGTGGTGGGTGATAGCCCTGGCCCGCGCCAACCAGCTTACCGGTAATGCTACCTACCTTGAAAAGGCAAAATCGGGATTTGAAAGGGTTTGGAACGGATCGTACGATGCTGCAGGGGGCGGCATGTTTTGGGATTTTCAGCACAGCGGCAAAAACTCGTGTATCAATTTCCCTACGGTTATTGCGGCTATGAAGCTGTACAGCATTACCAAAGATGCTGCATACCTGGATAAGGCCAAAATGATCTACACATGGTCGAAAACTAACCTGGTTGATGCATCGGGCAAGGTGAACGATAATAAAATAGGCAACAACCCGCCGGGTGGGCAGGATTATACCTATAACTCGGGTACGGCCATTGGCGCAGCTATGGCGCTGTATAAACAAAGCAACGATGCGGCGTACCTTAACGATGCCAAACTATATGCAGATTATGTTAAAAACAACATGTGCACCAACGGCATCCTCCCGGCCGAGGGCGACTTTAACGAGCAAGGCGTGCTGAAAGCCATTTTTGCCCAGTATATTATGCAACTGATTAACGACGGTGGCCAAAACCAATACCTAAGCTGGATCCAAACCAATGTTAACACCGGCTGGGGCAACCGCGACGGACGTAATCTTACTTATCGCAATTATGCTGTGGGCACGCCAACGGGCGATATCCAATCGTACGAGGCCAGTAGTATTGTTACTTTTATGCAATTGGTACTGCCAACTAAATAA
- a CDS encoding DUF4844 domain-containing protein, with protein sequence MPDNQSTITKLIAFKERDKFSSSAWEERGLNPSPDDEMSHYLQQFFNDCAAGLADAVENEASPAKLKSLLKRYLGKIKYRDYDTEEGEFICDLFEEMAHIIGVNINDDLNNWLHGRTLNVLWKLKSIFNKTKPAEIQFTSCTGCEVELETHIISKQEGIPDQGWMIVRCNNCNEFNLLSFGKGIRQIQFINYGWIETLPPDKFNHTQALTRLQQVRTYRR encoded by the coding sequence ATGCCCGATAACCAGAGTACTATTACCAAACTGATTGCTTTTAAAGAAAGAGATAAATTTTCATCATCAGCCTGGGAAGAGCGGGGATTAAACCCATCTCCTGATGATGAAATGAGCCATTACCTGCAACAGTTTTTTAACGATTGCGCTGCCGGTCTTGCTGATGCTGTAGAAAATGAGGCATCGCCCGCTAAATTAAAATCGTTGCTGAAGCGTTACCTTGGCAAGATAAAATACCGCGATTACGATACCGAAGAGGGAGAGTTTATATGCGACCTGTTTGAAGAAATGGCGCATATAATCGGGGTAAATATCAATGATGATTTAAACAACTGGCTTCACGGGCGCACGCTGAACGTATTGTGGAAATTAAAGAGCATATTTAACAAAACCAAACCAGCCGAAATACAATTTACCTCCTGCACCGGATGCGAAGTTGAGCTGGAAACCCACATTATAAGCAAACAAGAGGGGATACCGGACCAGGGCTGGATGATTGTACGGTGCAATAACTGTAACGAGTTTAACCTGTTATCGTTTGGCAAGGGTATAAGACAAATTCAGTTTATTAATTATGGATGGATTGAAACGCTCCCGCCCGATAAATTCAATCACACACAGGCTTTAACAAGGCTTCAGCAGGTGCGCACCTACAGGAGGTAA
- a CDS encoding lmo0937 family membrane protein produces MRSLLYIIAVILIIGWAISVFAYSATGLIHTLLVIAVISFLLGIIRSPSTV; encoded by the coding sequence ATGAGATCATTATTGTATATCATCGCCGTTATCCTGATTATAGGTTGGGCGATAAGCGTATTTGCCTACTCGGCAACAGGTTTAATACATACTTTATTAGTGATAGCTGTGATATCCTTTTTACTGGGTATCATCCGCAGCCCATCAACAGTTTAA